A stretch of Abyssogena phaseoliformis symbiont OG214 DNA encodes these proteins:
- the tsf gene encoding translation elongation factor Ts, with amino-acid sequence MAITASLVKELRQRTGAGMMDCKKALTETHGDIEAAIDLMRTSGTAKAAKKSGRVTAEGLVKINISTDKKTVTILEVNSETDFVTKGDAFIDFVDMLGALALKTTPANIEEFLSQTLDNGDSLEKAREDIIAKVGENIAIRRVQTITTDSGVIGAYKHGERIAVVTVLEGGDETLAKDIAMHIAATKPECITEAELSTDLLEREKAIFIEQAKESGKPDSIIEKMIVGRMKKLVSEVTLYEQSFVKGPDTTIGKLAQSNNAQVKSFVRFEVGEGIEKKEENFADEVMAQIQG; translated from the coding sequence GCAGGCATGATGGACTGCAAAAAGGCCTTAACTGAAACCCATGGCGACATAGAAGCAGCTATTGACTTAATGCGCACCTCTGGCACTGCTAAAGCTGCTAAAAAATCAGGTCGTGTTACAGCTGAAGGTTTGGTTAAAATTAACATTAGCACTGACAAGAAAACAGTCACCATTTTAGAAGTTAATTCTGAAACTGATTTTGTTACCAAGGGCGATGCCTTTATTGATTTTGTTGATATGCTTGGTGCGCTAGCACTTAAAACAACACCCGCTAATATCGAAGAATTTTTATCTCAAACGCTAGACAATGGCGACTCACTAGAAAAAGCGCGTGAGGACATCATTGCAAAAGTAGGTGAAAATATTGCAATCAGGCGCGTACAAACAATCACAACTGATAGTGGCGTCATTGGTGCGTACAAACATGGCGAGCGTATTGCTGTAGTAACAGTGCTAGAAGGTGGTGATGAAACGCTAGCAAAAGACATTGCAATGCATATTGCTGCCACCAAACCAGAATGTATTACTGAAGCAGAACTATCGACAGACCTTTTAGAAAGGGAAAAAGCAATCTTTATTGAGCAGGCCAAGGAATCAGGAAAACCAGACAGTATCATTGAAAAAATGATTGTTGGTCGTATGAAAAAACTTGTGAGTGAAGTAACGTTATATGAACAATCTTTTGTTAAAGGCCCTGACACAACAATAGGCAAACTTGCACAATCAAACAATGCACAAGTTAAGTCTTTTGTGCGATTTGAGGTTGGCGAAGGTATTGAAAAGAAAGAAGAAAACTTTGCCGATGAAGTTATGGCACAAATTCAAGGTTAA
- a CDS encoding DUF2141 domain-containing protein — protein sequence MSHKIIINGVEPDTYALSIFHDEDNNTLGTNFFGAPNEGYGFSNNVIGNFGKPTFSEASFVINDNKETINLDVVLVR from the coding sequence TTGAGTCATAAAATTATCATTAATGGCGTTGAACCTGACACTTATGCCCTTTCTATATTTCACGATGAAGATAATAATACGCTAGGTACTAATTTTTTTGGTGCACCAAATGAAGGCTATGGGTTTTCAAATAATGTTATTGGTAATTTTGGCAAACCAACATTTTCAGAAGCTAGTTTTGTTATTAATGATAACAAAGAAACCATTAATCTTGACGTGGTGCTAGTACGATGA
- a CDS encoding LytR/AlgR family response regulator transcription factor yields MMTSNFFIPYGRYSQNITKIVMYSLTRFVLGGIIAFIGHELIFDTALNYTFVYISLFFGVIAIVIAWLYFNRLENQEALEKIKQKLSDGNTKYLLWIKATDAKGVIFLINVKDIKYFKPQDKYTNIYTQDKAYLINTGIKLLINQLDPNYFWTIHRGTIVNLEFISKISKNKQDKLMVHLDDDTALSVSRNHINLFKKM; encoded by the coding sequence ATGATGACAAGTAATTTTTTCATTCCTTATGGGCGTTATTCGCAAAACATTACTAAGATAGTAATGTATAGCCTGACAAGGTTCGTACTAGGCGGGATAATTGCCTTTATTGGACATGAATTAATTTTTGACACCGCCTTAAATTATACATTTGTTTATATCAGTTTGTTCTTCGGGGTAATTGCCATTGTTATTGCTTGGCTATATTTCAATCGTTTAGAAAACCAAGAAGCGCTTGAAAAAATCAAGCAAAAACTCAGTGATGGTAACACGAAATATTTGCTTTGGATTAAAGCTACTGATGCCAAAGGTGTCATATTTTTAATCAATGTTAAAGACATTAAATACTTTAAACCACAAGACAAATATACTAATATTTACACCCAAGATAAAGCATATTTAATCAATACCGGCATTAAACTATTGATTAACCAATTAGACCCAAATTACTTTTGGACTATTCATCGCGGCACCATTGTAAACTTAGAATTTATTAGCAAAATATCCAAAAACAAACAGGATAAATTGATGGTTCATTTAGATGATGACACCGCATTATCAGTAAGTCGTAACCATATTAACTTATTTAAAAAAATGTAA
- a CDS encoding ATP-binding protein encodes MIIDLEVKKSGTGLGLAIIQHTAQRHGGVLDIKSELGKGSVFNVCFAKSSVIF; translated from the coding sequence TTGATAATAGATCTAGAGGTCAAAAAAAGTGGCACTGGTCTTGGATTGGCGATTATTCAACACACCGCCCAAAGGCATGGCGGCGTATTAGATATAAAAAGCGAACTTGGCAAAGGTTCTGTGTTTAACGTATGTTTTGCTAAAAGCAGCGTGATTTTTTAA
- a CDS encoding histidine kinase dimerization/phospho-acceptor domain-containing protein: protein MRTPLTVISGYLEMMQDSHLLPETLFKAVQSSYEQSERMGNIIEDLLTLSRLESTKLAHEASTGINMEKVINHICSDEGDLIITKIPSKALILGIETEIISLCSNLIFNAKRHMPDGTKIIVSWR, encoded by the coding sequence TTGCGCACGCCATTAACAGTCATTTCAGGCTACCTGGAGATGATGCAAGACAGCCATCTTTTGCCAGAAACACTATTTAAAGCTGTACAGTCATCTTATGAGCAGTCAGAAAGAATGGGCAATATTATTGAAGATCTTTTAACGCTTTCGCGCTTAGAAAGCACTAAGTTAGCCCATGAGGCGAGCACGGGAATTAATATGGAAAAGGTGATTAATCATATTTGTAGCGATGAAGGTGATTTAATTATTACAAAAATACCATCAAAGGCACTAATACTTGGCATTGAAACTGAAATTATTAGCCTTTGTTCTAATTTGATATTTAACGCAAAACGGCACATGCCAGATGGCACTAAAATTATTGTTAGCTGGCGCTAA
- a CDS encoding PhoU domain-containing protein, whose translation MEIQQHISQQYNQDLKSIKSKVISMGSLVELQVKNAIYALLNQDKELVKEVSMSDYKINKMEMKIDADCAKVFTKRQLAAGDLRLVIAVVKIITDLERMGDEAEKIGLKGSGSRNACRAF comes from the coding sequence ATGGAGATTCAACAACACATATCACAACAATATAATCAGGACTTAAAAAGCATTAAGAGCAAGGTTATAAGTATGGGCAGCCTGGTTGAATTGCAGGTTAAAAATGCGATTTATGCATTGCTTAATCAAGATAAAGAATTGGTAAAAGAGGTGTCCATGTCTGATTATAAAATCAATAAAATGGAGATGAAAATTGATGCAGATTGTGCCAAGGTTTTTACAAAAAGGCAACTAGCTGCTGGTGATTTAAGGCTCGTTATTGCCGTGGTTAAAATTATTACTGATTTAGAGCGCATGGGTGATGAGGCTGAAAAAATTGGCCTTAAAGGAAGTGGCAGCCGAAATGCATGTCGAGCTTTCTAG
- a CDS encoding DUF1302 family protein, with protein MGKTLSVVAVLKETTIKRKRGNEAVWVIESLLNNQAIIDEADYTKSILYVRKDNYVLVRAKFYLKKSKRVKCMDVRKLAQINGIWVAMQTTMTTTPKGYKHELNLNELILEGSINPKIGRQIVVWGRSDSIRITDVLNPLDNRMPGLVGIKNLRLGRLMSKLDYYFDKLNLSMIVLHENRFSKTAAYGSDFKISADKPVNKPSNALDNTGVALSFTGIFEGYDL; from the coding sequence GTGGGTAAAACTTTGAGTGTGGTAGCTGTGCTTAAAGAAACCACCATTAAACGTAAACGCGGCAATGAAGCGGTGTGGGTGATTGAATCATTGCTAAATAATCAAGCCATCATTGATGAAGCCGATTATACCAAGAGTATTTTATATGTGCGTAAAGACAATTATGTGCTGGTACGTGCTAAGTTTTATTTGAAAAAAAGTAAAAGAGTGAAATGTATGGATGTGCGTAAGTTGGCACAAATTAATGGCATTTGGGTGGCGATGCAAACCACCATGACTACTACGCCAAAGGGCTATAAGCACGAATTGAATTTAAATGAGTTAATCCTTGAAGGTAGCATTAACCCTAAAATTGGCAGACAAATTGTTGTCTGGGGGAGGTCAGATTCTATTCGCATAACAGATGTTCTCAACCCATTGGACAATCGTATGCCAGGCTTGGTAGGTATTAAAAATTTACGTCTTGGTAGGTTGATGAGTAAACTGGATTATTATTTTGATAAGTTGAATTTATCCATGATTGTTTTACATGAAAATCGTTTTAGCAAAACTGCCGCCTATGGTTCTGACTTTAAAATAAGTGCAGATAAGCCTGTTAATAAACCTAGTAATGCCTTGGATAATACAGGCGTGGCATTAAGTTTTACAGGCATTTTTGAAGGTTATGATTTATAG